The Methanocella arvoryzae MRE50 genome includes a region encoding these proteins:
- a CDS encoding Eco57I restriction-modification methylase domain-containing protein encodes MARHRLTSSLTDRYLQLIETMAAESFGGDTAAARALADSALVSGLLIEAGVAGSDDHVDIPATYGRDISGIIRSMADPADDLDILLDSSWKRYRSVSSRDNGVVYTPAGVARFICRKTIGQWLLRQVNRQFGRSYVTQDEMIEACSPDEAWKAREILNRARILDSSCGTGVFLQAAAEEMTRLKATFDPDRHESDIGQIFQHTLENNISGTDIDENALKIARARLMLSLRKAGHLKGKGIRLQIEKRNALLPGPEPPRTEQYDIIVGNPPYMRIKSMYRGETDGLQRKKTLASEIMKSGLYRLQDGNLNLYKLFIERNLSLLKADGSMGLIIPSPFLNEASSAGLRRHIFDTCTVEEIVEIPEKVRAFGVVNQATAILVLHKGEPGTKFNLRLGASAESLEGGSISVDLKELKAITAGRMEVPLLTAPAIEWGMLKHLMNVPPFKGDSHFPEVGSICVGQLDETLDKEFLSETPTGDIFVKGIHLHEYSVDLSEAGSSPRWVDKKAFLEKRPSAARVIESARIIGRNTINKSCKRRLKFALLPPGYVCGNSIKQIVITDPQIRPLYLLGILNSSVLNWYFEVFCSQNNVRNYSIEAMPIPRAPGPAQEAVACVARSIMETEGETREYLDKKLMDALIYELYFMDTRMLSSAVLAAIDERSGPGAFMHEGIQRIVEMIEGREGFKIVRQATYRLK; translated from the coding sequence ATGGCACGGCACAGGCTTACCAGCAGCCTCACGGATCGATACTTACAGCTAATCGAGACGATGGCGGCTGAATCATTCGGCGGCGATACGGCGGCTGCAAGAGCACTTGCGGATAGTGCGCTGGTATCCGGCTTGCTGATAGAAGCCGGCGTTGCCGGATCCGACGACCATGTGGACATCCCTGCTACTTACGGCAGAGACATCTCAGGCATCATTCGATCGATGGCAGATCCGGCGGACGATCTGGATATCCTGCTCGATTCGTCATGGAAACGGTACAGGAGCGTAAGCTCCAGAGATAACGGGGTCGTGTACACGCCGGCCGGGGTCGCCCGGTTCATCTGCCGGAAAACGATCGGGCAATGGCTGCTGCGGCAGGTGAACAGGCAGTTCGGCAGGTCTTACGTTACACAGGATGAAATGATCGAGGCCTGCTCTCCCGACGAGGCCTGGAAAGCCAGGGAGATACTTAACAGAGCCCGAATCCTCGACAGTTCCTGCGGCACGGGCGTCTTTCTCCAGGCGGCGGCAGAAGAAATGACGAGGCTTAAAGCTACTTTTGATCCCGACAGGCATGAAAGCGATATTGGGCAAATATTCCAGCATACGCTGGAGAATAATATCAGCGGCACGGACATCGACGAAAATGCCCTGAAGATAGCCAGAGCAAGGCTGATGTTGTCGCTGCGCAAAGCCGGGCATCTGAAAGGGAAAGGCATCCGGCTACAGATAGAAAAGAGAAACGCCTTGCTGCCAGGTCCTGAGCCGCCACGAACAGAGCAGTACGATATTATTGTAGGTAATCCCCCGTACATGCGAATCAAGAGCATGTACCGCGGCGAGACCGATGGCCTGCAGCGGAAAAAAACGCTTGCGTCTGAGATAATGAAAAGCGGGCTGTACCGGCTGCAGGACGGTAATCTCAACCTGTACAAACTATTCATCGAGCGTAACCTGTCCCTGCTCAAAGCCGACGGCAGCATGGGCCTCATCATACCGTCGCCATTCCTGAACGAGGCATCTTCGGCCGGTTTAAGGCGCCATATCTTCGATACCTGCACAGTAGAAGAGATCGTGGAGATACCGGAAAAGGTCAGAGCCTTCGGAGTGGTAAACCAGGCAACTGCGATATTAGTGTTACACAAGGGAGAACCGGGCACAAAGTTTAACCTCAGGCTGGGAGCCAGTGCGGAGTCCCTGGAGGGGGGATCTATCTCCGTCGATCTGAAAGAGCTGAAAGCGATAACAGCCGGTCGCATGGAAGTCCCGTTACTGACAGCCCCGGCGATCGAGTGGGGGATGCTGAAGCACCTGATGAACGTGCCGCCATTCAAAGGTGACAGCCACTTTCCGGAAGTAGGCAGCATATGCGTCGGCCAGCTAGATGAAACGCTGGACAAAGAGTTCTTATCAGAGACGCCTACCGGCGATATCTTTGTCAAAGGCATCCACCTGCATGAGTATAGCGTCGATTTGTCTGAGGCAGGGTCCAGCCCAAGATGGGTCGATAAAAAAGCGTTCCTTGAAAAGCGGCCGTCAGCAGCCAGAGTCATCGAGTCTGCCCGCATCATCGGCCGCAACACGATAAACAAGTCGTGTAAGCGTCGCCTGAAGTTCGCCCTGCTACCCCCCGGATACGTCTGCGGCAACTCGATCAAGCAGATCGTTATCACAGACCCGCAAATCCGGCCGCTCTACCTGCTTGGCATTCTCAACTCGTCGGTGCTGAACTGGTATTTCGAGGTCTTTTGCTCACAGAATAACGTGCGGAATTATAGTATAGAAGCAATGCCGATTCCGAGAGCGCCCGGGCCTGCTCAGGAGGCAGTCGCGTGTGTTGCCCGAAGCATAATGGAGACAGAGGGCGAGACGAGGGAATACCTGGACAAAAAGCTCATGGATGCCCTGATATATGAACTGTATTTCATGGACACACGCATGCTATCCTCGGCGGTGCTGGCGGCCATCGACGAGCGCTCCGGCCCCGGGGCATTTATGCATGAAGGGATACAGCGCATCGTAGAAATGATTGAGGGGCGGGAAGGGTTTAAAATTGTCCGGCAGGCTACGTACAGGCTCAAGTGA
- a CDS encoding dihydroorotate dehydrogenase, whose amino-acid sequence MKITCNAGGLTLKNPTILAAGVLGTTGASLKRIASMGAGAVVTKSIGTEPKPGHHNPSMIRLEEGYINAMGLPNPSFGEFRQELEIARESGVPVIASIFGATPEEFTAVANGLPGADAYELNVSCPHAKGYGMQCGTDPELVRSITKAVKAAVKVPVWVKLTPNVTDIRPIGLAAQEGGADAVVAINTLKAMAIDINTGWPILGNRSGGLSGPAVKPVAIKCVYDLYEVLDIPVIGVGGVSNWADAIEFMMAGACAVEIGSAVYEDIGTFASVSMGISNYLDRKNMKLDEIIGLAHRVVKQ is encoded by the coding sequence ATGAAGATCACTTGTAACGCCGGCGGCCTCACGCTGAAGAATCCGACGATTCTGGCAGCAGGAGTGCTCGGAACTACCGGGGCTTCTCTGAAGAGGATCGCATCCATGGGAGCAGGTGCTGTTGTCACAAAATCAATCGGAACCGAGCCCAAGCCCGGCCACCACAACCCCTCCATGATCCGCCTCGAAGAAGGCTATATTAATGCCATGGGGCTGCCGAACCCGTCCTTCGGGGAATTCAGGCAGGAACTGGAGATCGCGAGAGAGTCGGGAGTGCCTGTAATTGCCAGCATTTTTGGGGCTACCCCGGAAGAGTTCACCGCTGTTGCGAACGGCCTGCCCGGGGCTGACGCGTACGAGCTCAACGTCAGCTGCCCTCACGCCAAAGGCTACGGGATGCAGTGCGGGACAGACCCGGAACTTGTGAGGTCGATTACAAAAGCAGTTAAAGCAGCAGTCAAAGTACCCGTTTGGGTGAAGCTCACCCCGAATGTCACGGACATCAGGCCGATCGGCCTTGCCGCCCAGGAAGGCGGAGCCGACGCAGTAGTGGCGATTAATACACTGAAGGCTATGGCGATAGACATCAACACAGGCTGGCCAATTCTCGGCAACCGTTCAGGAGGCCTGTCAGGCCCGGCAGTCAAGCCGGTCGCAATCAAGTGCGTATACGATCTATACGAGGTGCTGGACATACCGGTGATAGGAGTCGGAGGAGTATCCAACTGGGCCGATGCGATCGAATTCATGATGGCCGGCGCATGCGCAGTCGAAATCGGCTCTGCAGTTTATGAAGACATAGGCACGTTCGCATCTGTCTCTATGGGTATTTCGAACTACCTGGACAGAAAGAACATGAAACTCGATGAGATTATAGGACTGGCACACAGGGTGGTTAAGCAATGA